Genomic DNA from Salvia miltiorrhiza cultivar Shanhuang (shh) chromosome 1, IMPLAD_Smil_shh, whole genome shotgun sequence:
ttcgtgaacaggctcgtaaacatgttcgcgagccgAGTGCTGTCAAGCTCGAGTTCGACTCGATAAAATTATTGAGCTCGAAATCAAGCTCGAGCAGCTTGTTTACTATCGAATCGAGCTTTGAACGAGTTTTTTTGTAgtcgaatctcgaatagcttgcgagtagctctgttcatttacagccctactcATATCACCATAATCCAAAAAGAGAGGAATTCCAAGAATATGCAGATATGAGACTATATATTAGATGaaagcttaaatgatttgataggtgctactcatatcaacgtGATCCATCTTTTTTTTAGTGACCATATGGAAGAAACTTCAAAGTAAAATATATTTGACCTGAAGCAATTTTATGATGGggtataaatatttaattttaatttaaaatttctcTTAGATCGAAGTTGAATTGGCAGTAGAAAATTCAACATAGAGAAATTGgcaataaaaaagaataaaatattgaaCACCCACCCTAAAatatcatcatttataattaaatatgggGTAGTGATCTGAAAGAAAATCTGGCAGAAATATTTGTGTATAGTTTTTTCCGTCTATAAAAGGTGGAATGAAAATGAGTAAAATTATTAGGGCAGAAAATGAAGGTTGGAGGTGAGAGACGATACGCCCTTCTACAAGCAGCAGAGGACTCGGAGTACGTAAAGAGAGTCCACGGCGGGTATGTGAAGGTGTTCGCGGCGGCACTGGGCGGCGACGGAGAGAAATGGGACGTGTTCTACGTGGTGAAAGGGGAGTTCCCGGCGCTGGACGATCTCCACCAATACCAAGGTTTCGTCATCAGCGGAAGCCCATGCGATGCTTACAGCAACGATTATTGGGTTCTACAACTTTGCTTCCTCTTGCAGACTCTCTTCGCCATGCAAAAGAAGCTTCTAGGCGTGTGCTTCGGACATCAGGTGCGGTGCGGTGCAGTGCTTACTATTTTTAGCATTATTTAAGCTTCATTACTAATATGGAAATTGGATTTTGTTAGGTTTTGTGCAGAGCATTGGGTGGCAAAGTGGTCAAGTCCTTTACTGGTTGGGATATTGGAGTTAGGAAAGTTAATTTCACACAGGATTTCTACTCATACGCCTGGTGTCACCAAATCCCTCCGGCTATTTCGATTATCCAGTGCCATCAAGACGAGGTAATgccaaatattttgaatttaagttttttaatttatttgttaatttatcaataataatgataaattaGTCGGATTTGTCTATTACGTACATAATTCGAGCTGTTTTTCTAAAAATAGGTTTGGGAGGTGCCAATTGGAGCCCAAGTGCTGGCGTGGTCCGATAAAACTGGAGTGGAAATGTTCACATTTGGAGACAATATTTTAGGGATTCAAGGGCATCCAGAATACACCAACGACATACTAGATAATTTAATTGATCGTCTTCTTGCAAACGATTGCATCCaggtaatttaattaataataatattaaaatacttatttttCTTGTTACTGAGTATTAAAATATGACTGTTGGCAGAGAGGCTTTGGAGAAGAGGCTAAGCTGCAGTTACTCGAAGCAGAGCCAGATAGAAAATACTGGGAGAAGATCTGCAAAGCCTTTCTTAAAGGGGGAACTCAGTTACAACCATACTTTTGaaaaccctatatatatactttcTAATTACAGTAGTATTTTACTTCAccagtaaaataaaaataatactaagaCATGCAAAAAACAAGAGTAGAGGATCTCATGTATCATGGTTTAACTATGAAAGTTGATCTTTATTTAACATCAAGTCAAGATTCTCATAAATAGTGTGAAAACCATCATTTAATACATACAACACAGGTAGAGAAAAGTGAAGCATCTCTCCTCCACAAGTCTCAAAATCCAATAGTTACTAGTTAGTGTCTTTTCCAAAAATATACACAGGAATGTAAAGACACAATTTGCTAGACATCAACCCTAACAGAATTTGCGGTTTTCCGATACCTTACAATTTGCAGGAAAGACATGGGAGATACTTCAACAAGATCTAGTTAGTAGTGGTAACAATTGAGCTGTAGTTGTTTTGGCTCTTTCTGTAGTAGTGCATCCAATGAGATACATTAATGTTTTTAACTTTTAAGACAAATTCCAATTTCTTTCGGCCTCTTATACAATGCGCTTAATCACAACAGTAGATATACAACATAGCATGCATGCTCCACCAAAAATTGCTATGAACTCAATTTGTAACTATACCTACCATCTTCTTGGATGATCTCTGTCTTTTAGGACCCCATGATACGTGCAATTCCGTCTTGATCTTCGTATCTGGGGCAAACACGATCTTCCTTTTGGTTCCAAGGTAGCCGTGGCAGTTTGGAGCTCCGCAATGACACTCAACCTCCGGTCCAAATTGTACAAATCTGCACAAGTAGAAAAACTGTTTCTTAGCTTATGCAGCTATTGTTTATCAACACATATTCTTCTTTGGACGCACTAGCTATGTATTTATTAGATGAGAAAGATGGTAAAGTTTGGACTTCAAATCTGTTCACAACATATTTCTATAACTAGGCCGGCTACCACTGTCGGGAGTTTCTATATAATTGCTTCTATTCACAAAATCTTGACTAATAAATTGAATTATCTACACTTGGGTGTCTATCCCTATTATCTTCATTTGGGGCTCTTTCTCACTCACATTTGTTCCAATAGTCCCATCTAACCTTCTGCTCATTACATTGTCCTTCTTAGCTCACTCATCACCACAGAGAAGGGGATGAGATTCCTTATTTCCTACGTGTGTTAGAAGTCAAAACATGATAGTGTAGCTCTAAGTTGAAGTGACTAACTCCAGCCACACCATTACTGAGTGATCAAGTAAATCTTCAAATGCTTCCTTTTTGTTCATGTTTGAAATGTGAAATGAAGAAACTAGAGATATGAAGAAGACCGGATATTTATGATTCTCTCTCGAAACTTCTGACAAGAATATTGAAGCTCAAACATTAATTCAGTATTATAAGTAAAACAAGAAGACAAAAGGAAAAGGGTGAATCCTGAATACCGGTAGTCGTAGGTCAGTGGTTCTCCAACTTCAATTAATCTGGAAGCAAAAACACCAACGCGTGTCTCCCCTTCAACCTGCCTATTAATTAGGTAAGACAGTCAGTAGTCTATTAATGATTTAATTAGAAAGAgaattttcactaaaataaattatattcagtCTAAATTATATTTCAGTCCAGCTATTATGTGAAGAGTAACAAATATGTGGATCAGACTCTGGGACTTTTAAACATATAGAAGGTACCTAACAACCAATGCTGTAAGACTTTTGTACTTGTCTTAAATACCAGATTATCCCTACCCTACCAGACTATAGAATTTATATGTTTAGAAATATGATGAGAAATCATAAATATACTCACCACTTCTCCAGTTTACAATTAGGGGCACAACTGTGATTTAGAAACCGTGAAGCATTTCCCTTGAATGTCGCATCAATCACAAAGTCCTTATTAATTTCACACATATAGAAGTTCTTAGCATCCTGGTCTTTCATGTCCCACAGCCTTTCTTCGCACAAGGCATCATTAATTActgtatatgaaaatatatcaTGAGTAAAGTCCTGTATCAGTAATAGAtaaaaactttaatttgatatccaCGTAAAGAAGATAAAAGTAATATGAGTTGATGACTCGAGTATTATTTAAAGCATTTGAAAGTACAAGGATAACTTGGATTCCCTAAATGTGGAAAATAGAGATTTTCCAGTTTCTTAGCATTTGGAAAGTCAGATATACCAAATCTTCAGTTGTCTTTATCTATAAAACTTTAGCTAAAGGAAAACCTGGCATGATATATGTGATCAGCTGGACCTTAACCACAAGTTGGCTTCACATTTATGTTTAAATATGGTGAATGTGAAACACATATGTTGGATGACATTCAGCGCAATTTATTCATAAAATGGACTCAACAATTTACCATGATGGGACAACTACATTTATTCCATTTACTAGGGGGGAAATGTGCTCTGAGCTGAACATACAAACCGATGTCCTCCTCATGACTACAGTTTACATACTGAAATAATACCGCATTATGAGGCTGAAGCTCATGGATAATTAAGTACTAGATGTTTTGCCATTCCCAGGTAAAATGCTTCTATATGCCAGCTGCTGTCCAGGAAATTTTTGTTTTGCAACATTATTGACAAATATATGCAACTAAGCGAGAAAGCAGAATTCCATTTAGACACAAATGTATGAACTTTTATGGTGATAAATGGAACAAGCACAGAGATCAATAGGTAAGTGACTATATGAGAAAAAGAGTATTTGGAGCAGTATTATTTCCATTGTCCACGAAGTTACCTTCTCCAACGTATTCTACTATGAAATCTCCTTTATTGATTGATTCAGCAGCCACTACACCCCAACCACAGAGCTCTGTCTGATAAGCACCATAAATAATTCTTGAGGGTGAAACCCAAAACAATTGATTAAGTCTAAAAGAAAATCCAAAATTTACCTTGACAATCTGGATTTTTTTCACTTTCTGGAAGGGTCGGTTTGTACAGTTTTTGGAGCAACGACAGGCTTTTGAGCAGCTGATGCACTGAACCCTGTtccacaaaattaaaaaaataatttagatgGATATTGCAACATTGGTTTTAAAAATTTGGTGCAGAACACGATTAGCTGCGCAATTAGGAAATTGTTTTGAATGGAGAGTAGTACCTGCATACACAACCATCAGAGCATTGAGAATTGCAGTTTGTGCATCCAATATCAGTATCAGTACTATTGCGCTTTCTCTTTACAAGGTATACATCTAAATATAGTTAAGACACCAAAGGTAATTTGTTCACAAACATAATTTGAAAACTTACTAAACACTTAATCAGCCAAACTGTTAGGGGgggtttactttgcatgattgagtatttttatcctcaagagtggGATCCCTCCAATCCCACCTTTTCCATGGGATAAGAATTaagcaaaactagcttgaataatagaaataatcaagggcccttgggatatcccaaagtttcaatccatcaaagtaaacaaggattagccttactatttttatctatcaaggctaatcctccaaagtaaacgcccccttagtTGATTAACTTTCATCCTGAGTTGTAACTAGTAGTTATATTCAATTGAAGATAGAAGATTCAAAAAATCAATGCATTCAATGATAGTTGAAAGTATTCCCTGAGATGCTTCGTGGGACACCATGTACAAAGGATACTTCGTTTGATATGAACATATGAATGTGGCTCCAACTTAGTTTCTGCCTGGTCTTTCCAATTTATGTCAATTTTGAACTCCTCCTCAGTATATGGAAGAGGCAACAGAGAAAATATATCCTGAAAAGTACAAGAAAGTAACcaaaagaaatttattttaatattggAGGGATAAAAGTCATTTCATTTATACAAGCAAAAATCCTTACGTGATCCAGTAGATTCATAATAAAGATTTCTTCAAACTCGTCAGAAGACTTGGTTTTACATTTATCTACAAGGAAAAAACATAAAGAATAAAAATCTGACCTTCATGATATTTGCTGGAACCTCATGCTGCATAGGAATAAAGATATATGTCAATCAACTGAAGTATGACATAAAAGGTACATACTAAATAATAGAACATAATGGACATTAATCCAATATGTTGATTAAAACCAATGACAAATCTTTACGTAAACAAGAAATTAGGGGGAAAATGTTTGTGAGCAAAGGAAGAGATGGACCTTCTCTAGACGCCAATCAGTAGGATGCTTCCAGCAAATTACTTCCCCTGGCTGGTCAGGAATATGGACAACGTGCTCTGGAAATGCGGCACATTTATCATGACATGCTATCGGGCATCTTATGCATCGCCACAAATGATTTTTTTGCTTGCAAAGAAAACATGCCTGATCATAAAAGAGATTAAAGAAATGTGAATCCTCATTAACAGACTGTAGAGCAAACaactacaaaaaaaagaaagaatctGTAATTAGTAGAATTTAGAAGTTTGGCTTAACGAGCATATATGTAATAGGTCCACTCCATCTCCGTCATTACTAAAAATGAGCTTAAAATAAACCCATACACAAAATCTATTTTTCTACTTCCTTATATGAGAATGAACTCAGCATAAACAGTATGAACAGTATAAACAGTAAGCACAGAGACTCAGTAGTGATGGCAATGAAACTTACATGTTGAGGGCACTTAAATTGGTTTTCCTTTGAAGATGAGAAACCCAGTCTCTCTTTAGCACATATCAGGTGAAAAACACCCTTGCAACCACGAACAGAGCACAATATCTTCTCCTCAGGGTGGACTT
This window encodes:
- the LOC131005034 gene encoding gamma-glutamyl peptidase 5-like, which codes for MKVGGERRYALLQAAEDSEYVKRVHGGYVKVFAAALGGDGEKWDVFYVVKGEFPALDDLHQYQGFVISGSPCDAYSNDYWVLQLCFLLQTLFAMQKKLLGVCFGHQVLCRALGGKVVKSFTGWDIGVRKVNFTQDFYSYAWCHQIPPAISIIQCHQDEVWEVPIGAQVLAWSDKTGVEMFTFGDNILGIQGHPEYTNDILDNLIDRLLANDCIQRGFGEEAKLQLLEAEPDRKYWEKICKAFLKGGTQLQPYF
- the LOC131005033 gene encoding histone-lysine N-methyltransferase ASHR3, whose translation is MPCLSNLINSPASALPELKPIFCDPKRDSAVARGPDPDAMKLGPKSEESNDDVKQGELRRTGEGEGAIGKGPNPEFDPKRNLGSFPGPKHRLNRADEEDGRESERKIQEGIPKFELLFLVGAPKLNQCGVCRSEVHPEEKILCSVRGCKGVFHLICAKERLGFSSSKENQFKCPQHACFLCKQKNHLWRCIRCPIACHDKCAAFPEHVVHIPDQPGEVICWKHPTDWRLEKHEVPANIMKDIFSLLPLPYTEEEFKIDINWKDQAETKLEPHSYVHIKRNVYLVKRKRNSTDTDIGCTNCNSQCSDGCVCRVQCISCSKACRCSKNCTNRPFQKVKKIQIVKTELCGWGVVAAESINKGDFIVEYVGEVINDALCEERLWDMKDQDAKNFYMCEINKDFVIDATFKGNASRFLNHSCAPNCKLEKWQVEGETRVGVFASRLIEVGEPLTYDYRFVQFGPEVECHCGAPNCHGYLGTKRKIVFAPDTKIKTELHVSWGPKRQRSSKKMVGIVTN